GCGTCGCGGGCGAGGAAGACGGGCATGCGATCGTGCACCTCGCCCGAGGCATCCCGAGCCTCGCGCGTGATGATCGATGTCGAGACCTCCCACTCCTCGCCGACCTTGCGTGCCGTGTAGATGCCGGCAGCGGCGAGCAGCGGCTGATCGCCGTGCAGGAACCAGGCCTGCTTGCTGCCGGGTTCGCCGGTCCACTCGTAATAGCCCCGCATCGGCACGAGGCAGCGGGATGACGCGAACGCGCCCTTCCACAACCCGTTGGTGGTGACGGTCTCGATGCGCGTGTTGAACTGCGGGCGCTTCGACTCCTTCATGAACGACGGCCGGAAGTTCCACACCGCCGGGTCGACCGAACGCCGAACCTCGCCGGTCTCGCTGTTCTTGCGCTCGCGCACGATGGGCACGACCTCGGTCGGCGCGATGGAGAACTGGGGCCGCCAGTCGCGGTAGTCGCCGCCCTCGGCGACGAACTCCTGGATCAGCTCGTCGATCTTGGCGTCGTTCGCGAATCGTCCGCACATGCTGCCAGTCTGCACCCGGCCGCCGACACGGACCAGAGCGGGCGCCGGCTGGAGGGCGGGGCTGAGCGGGGCGGGGATGGGGCCGCCGGGCCGGTGAAGGGGTCTCACCAGCCCGGCCATCGATGACCTACGCGGGTAGGGTCGCGGTCGCACCGATGGCGCACGCACGAGCGCACGCGTCACTCAGGGGCGAAGAGCGGTTGGCCCCCTCCTGCTCTCCGTCCGTCCACCACGACCGGTAGTGAGGAGGCTGCGAACCCGAATCGCAGTCGCCGCCGCCCGTGATGGTGGCTCGAGGCTATCACTGGAACCACCCCCTTTGGGGGGTAGGCGCGCGCGGGTGCGGATGCCGTGTCGCGGATGTCGCACGTTCATCGCGATTGGCGGCGCCAGTCCCTCGACGGTCAGGCTGCGGCGAACATCGCCGTGGCGACCATTCCGATCCAGTAGAGCGCCGCCGACAGTGCGAGGGCCGCCGCAGCGATGATTCCGACCTTCTGCCATGCCGTGGTGCGCGTGCGGAGGCGACGGCCCGAGGCGCCGACCAGATGCCGCTCCTCGGTTCCGCGGCTCGTGGTGACCGATGCACGCAACGCAGGAACAGGCCTGGGTAGGTTGGGCCGATGACTCACTCGCACCCCGCTCCGCACACGACCGGGTTCGTCGATGGCGCCGGAGGCGCGTCCATCTACTGGGAGGAGTCGGGCTCTGCAGCCGGTACACCCGCCCTCTGGCTCCACGGTGGCCCCGGCGGATCACTGGGGAACGGTTGGTTCCGCAGCATGTTCGATCCGAACCGGTATCGGTTGATCGGCATCGACCAACGCGGCAGCGGGAAGAGTCTCCCGAACATCCTCGACGCCAGAAGTACCCTCGGCGCGCACACCACGCAGCGGCTCATCGCAGACATCGAAGCAGTACGCGAAACCCTCGGCGTCGAGCGATGGGTCATTGCTGGTGCCTCGTGGGGAACCACCCTCGCGCTCGCCTACGCGCAGGAGCATCCCCAACGGGTGTGCGCTCTCGCCCTGATGGCGGTGACGACCACCAGTCGCGAGGAAGTCGATTGGATCACCGAAGGGGTGGGCCGTGTCTTCCCCGAGGAGTGGGCGGCGTTCGAACGTTCCTCGGGCCGGCTCGAAGGCGAGCGGGTTGTGGACGCCTACGCTCGCAGGCTGGCCTCCGATGACGCGCGCGAACGAGAAGCCGCCGCGCGAGCGTGGGACACATGGGAGGGCGTGCACGTCTCCCTCGACCATCCCGAGGCCAGGGGAACCGGGCATTCCGACCCGTCGGAGCGAGAAGCGTTCGCCACCCTCGTCACGCACTACTGGAGCAACGACGGCTTCCTTCCAGAGAATCGTTCCATCTTCGCTCGCATCGACCGCATCGCCCACATCCCTGCAGCACTCGTGCACGGACGCCGCGATATCAGTGGGCCGCCGATCACTCCCTGGCGGCTCCACCACGACTGGCCCGCGAGCACCCTCACCATCATCGAAACCGAGGGCCACGGTGGGTCGAACTCCATCGCAGCGCTGACGGCCGCCCTCGACACGTTCTCGATGGCGGCGAGTGGGTCGGCCGGCTCGCCGGCCCGATGACACGTGGAGCGGATGACGGGAATCGAATCCGCGCTCTCGGCCCAACGGGCCGTCCGTTGCCCCGGCCCGTCGCCGATATGCTCCCCAGCATGAACCGTCGCCTCCTCCTCATGCCGCTCGTTCTTGCCCTCGCGCTCACCGGCTGCCAAGCCGGCCCTGAACCGCAAGCGCAAACACCGGCAGTCACGGCGGAGCCCACGCCCACGCCCGAGATCGTCGAAGACAGGGCGCCCGACGGGACAGCGAGCAGGCCCTACGCCTTCGGCACCTACGCGCGGACGACCCCCGCAAGTTACTGGGATGCCACCATCACAGAACCTCAGGCTGACGCCACCGAAGCCGTGATCGCCGAGAACGCAGACAACCAGGTCGAAGACGGGTGGCAGTACGTGGCGGGCCGGATGACCACCGAGATGAACGAGAACATCACCGATGCCGATGAAGGACGGCCTGGAATGCCCACGTCCGTGCAGCCCGTCTTCGTCGGCTCCGACGGGCAGATCTACGACATCTGGAATGACGACGACAGCACCGTGGTCCTCACGGAGGATTGGATCGGAACCCCCACGGTGGCCATGAAGCCCGGAGTGACGTCGACTGGCCGATTCGCGATTCAGGTACCGACCGTTGCCGTCGCCGGGGGTCGGTTCGCGGTGCAGAACGAGGTGTCGGGCGACCTCATCTATTTCGGCGAACTGCAGCCGTAGCGTGGTTTCCAGCGGTGGAGCGGATGACGGGAATCGAACCCGCGCTATCAGCTTGGGAAGCTGAAGTTCTACCATTGAACTACATCCGCATGCGGCATCCCGTCGGCCGTCGAAGCGGCTGCAGGGGCAACGTCAGTCATCCTAGCAAGTGCGTTGCTACGCTGGCAGCGTGCTGCTCTCAGATCGTGACATCCGGGCCGAACTCGACGCGAACCGCATCGGACTCGACCCGTACGAACCGGGCATGATCCAGCCCTCGTCGATCGATGTGCGCCTCGACCGGTACTTCCGTCTCTTCGACAACCACAAGTACCCGTTCATCGACCCGGCCGAAGACCAGCCCGAGCTGACCCACCTCATCGAGGTGCGGCCCGACGAGGCGTTCATCCTGCACCCGGGCGAGTTCGTGCTCGCCTCGACGTACGAGGCCGTGACGCTGCCCGACGACGTGGCCGCCCGCCTCGAGGGCAAGAGCTCGCTCGGCCGGCTGGGCCTGCTCACGCACTCGACCGCGGGATTCATCGACCCGGGCTTCACCGGGCATGTCACCCTCGAACTGAGCAACGTGGCGACCCTGCCGATCAAGCTCTGGCCGGGCATGAAGATCGGCCAGATGTGCTTCTTCCGCCTGTCGTCGCCGAGTGAGCGGCCGTACGGTTCTGCCGAGTACGCGAACCGCTACCAGGGGCAGCGCGGGCCGACGGCGTCGCGCTCGTTCCACCAGTTCCACCGCACGGATGTCGGTGTCACCGACGCCGGCTCACGCGGCGACTGAGCTCTCGGGCTCTCAGAAGAACAGCAGTACGGCGGCGACGATCATCACCGTCGCCGTCGAGGCGTGGACGCCGAGCGCGACCGCCGGTCGGCCGTGGTTGCGGAAGATCATGAGCGCGTCGCCGATCGGGATGAGCGCTTCGACGAGCAGGATGACGGCCGCCGCCGCCGGCCCGAAGAACACGAGCATCGCCACGACGACGAGCCCCGAGACGATATCGCGCGGGCCCTTGATGTGCTGCCACGGCGTCACCTCGGGAGTGATCTCAGTCGTGAAGCCGAAGCCCTGCGAGGTGGCCGTCGGCGAGACGATGTACGAGATGCCGACCCAGATGATGCCCGCGGCGACGACGAGCGCGAGGGAGGCGCCGATCCAGGTCGCCGGGGTGAACTGTGCGAGATCCATGTGATTCCTTTCGATGAAAGATTTATTGCGACGCTAGCATTCCTTTCGACCGAGCGCTAGTGTCGGATCGTGGCAACGAGTGAACGCATGGCACGGCGACGCGAGCAGCGGCGGGGCGCGATCCTCGCGGCCGCGAGGGAGTTCGCCGAGGCCGAAGGCTGGCAAGCGGTGACGTCGCGCAGGCTCGCCGATGCGATCGACTACACGCAGCCGGTCATCTACTCGCACTTCGAGTCGATGGATGCGGTGATCGACGCGGTCGCGGTCGAGGGCTTCGGTGAGATCGCCGAAGCGCTCGCGCAGGCTCGCGCGAGCGAATCCCGCCCCGCG
The DNA window shown above is from Agromyces cerinus and carries:
- a CDS encoding DUF4267 domain-containing protein translates to MDLAQFTPATWIGASLALVVAAGIIWVGISYIVSPTATSQGFGFTTEITPEVTPWQHIKGPRDIVSGLVVVAMLVFFGPAAAAVILLVEALIPIGDALMIFRNHGRPAVALGVHASTATVMIVAAVLLFF
- the dcd gene encoding dCTP deaminase, whose translation is MLLSDRDIRAELDANRIGLDPYEPGMIQPSSIDVRLDRYFRLFDNHKYPFIDPAEDQPELTHLIEVRPDEAFILHPGEFVLASTYEAVTLPDDVAARLEGKSSLGRLGLLTHSTAGFIDPGFTGHVTLELSNVATLPIKLWPGMKIGQMCFFRLSSPSERPYGSAEYANRYQGQRGPTASRSFHQFHRTDVGVTDAGSRGD
- a CDS encoding alpha/beta fold hydrolase encodes the protein MTHSHPAPHTTGFVDGAGGASIYWEESGSAAGTPALWLHGGPGGSLGNGWFRSMFDPNRYRLIGIDQRGSGKSLPNILDARSTLGAHTTQRLIADIEAVRETLGVERWVIAGASWGTTLALAYAQEHPQRVCALALMAVTTTSREEVDWITEGVGRVFPEEWAAFERSSGRLEGERVVDAYARRLASDDAREREAAARAWDTWEGVHVSLDHPEARGTGHSDPSEREAFATLVTHYWSNDGFLPENRSIFARIDRIAHIPAALVHGRRDISGPPITPWRLHHDWPASTLTIIETEGHGGSNSIAALTAALDTFSMAASGSAGSPAR
- a CDS encoding SOS response-associated peptidase, which produces MCGRFANDAKIDELIQEFVAEGGDYRDWRPQFSIAPTEVVPIVRERKNSETGEVRRSVDPAVWNFRPSFMKESKRPQFNTRIETVTTNGLWKGAFASSRCLVPMRGYYEWTGEPGSKQAWFLHGDQPLLAAAGIYTARKVGEEWEVSTSIITREARDASGEVHDRMPVFLARDAWNDYLAPVKLDDAGKAEMLALMTAESERVAASISNYEVDRRVNNSRAVDPADPTLIVPLG